The following are encoded in a window of Astyanax mexicanus isolate ESR-SI-001 chromosome 6, AstMex3_surface, whole genome shotgun sequence genomic DNA:
- the rbfa gene encoding putative ribosome-binding factor A, mitochondrial, which translates to MLAVNSQYWIQKCALSRYCSGVLAVLSGLKPEPQQQQQQQKSRPGVLNFHSSAVQNRNLLMKMLEKKKKRRWYETPQPVITTQSAFLTPVKKKKDQQDSRRVRTLNIIVYKAVVDLLSSHEINADLHSYSVEITKVSFTADYTSCRIYWKTSWSEETDLKIQQLLDRSAPRIRYLIMSLQILGNVPPLTFVRDRKYAALKEVENLLEIADYGPREDDLSFAGKDADTRLHTTDPVEKKKALWLNIDQDALYKQIEDYKQRSSVSSSEITSSPGLTQEQLDLLAEIRKQKLIEKKKRKSKKLKDDYDDDDTSPKAFLIARQLELEEQKEQEKEEQHRDQDVENSEVSELINDYDRKH; encoded by the exons ATGCTGGCTGTTAACAGTCAGTACTGGATCCAGAAATGCGCGTTATCTCGGTACTGTAGCGGCGTGCTCGCGGTGCTGAGCGGGTTAAAACCCgaaccccagcagcagcagcagcagcagaaaagcCGGCCTGGAGTCCTGAACTTCCACAGCTCTGCTGTTCAGAACAGAAACCTACTGATGAAGATGCTGGAGAAAAAGAA GAAGAGAAGGTGGTATGAAACACCTCAG CCTGTAATCACTACTCAGTCTGCTTTTCTGACACcggtgaagaagaagaaggaccAGCAGGACAGTCGGCGAGTGAGGACACTTAACATTATCGTCTACAAAGCAGTTGTGGACCTGCTGTCCTCTCACGAGATCAATGCAGATCTCCACAGTTACAGTGTGGAGATTACCAAG GTTTCATTCACAGCTGATTACACTTCTTGTCGAATTTACTGGAAAACAAGCTGGTCAGAGGAAACGGACCTTAAGATCCAGCAGCTTCTGGACAGAAGTGCTCCTCGCATACG ATACCTCATCATGTCGCTGCAAATCCTGGGCAATGTTCCCCCATTAACTTTTGTTCGGGATAGAAAATACGCTGCTCTGAAAGAG GTGGAAAACCTGCTCGAGATTGCTGATTATGGTCCACGGGAGGATGATCTGAGTTTTGCTGGAAAAGATGCTGA CACAAGATTGCACACTACAGACCCAGTGGAGAAGAAGAAAGCACTGTGGCTCAACATTGATCAGGATGCTCTGTATAAACAGATCGAGGACTATAAACAGCGCTCAAGTGTCTCTTCTTCAGAAATCACCAGCTCACCTGGATTAACTCAGGAACAGCTGGACTTGTTAGCAGAGATCCGTAAGCagaagctgattgagaaaaagaagaggaagtcCAAGAAGCTGaaagatgattatgatgatgatgatacgtCTCCTAAAGCTTTCCTGATCGCGAGACAGCTGGAGCTGGAGGAGCAGAAGGAGCAGGAGAAGGAGGAACAGCACAGGGACCAGGATGTAGAAAACAGCGAGGTTTCAGAACTGATAAATGATTACGACAGAAAGCACTGA